A single genomic interval of Acidobacteriota bacterium harbors:
- a CDS encoding aminotransferase class I/II-fold pyridoxal phosphate-dependent enzyme — MKEFISRKAALFTESVIREMTRQAQLHGAINLSQGFPDFPAPDELKQAACDAINADINQYAVTWGSKRFRDAIAAKTKWNLGLDVDPDREIVVTCGSTEAMIATMLGTVDPDEEVIVFEPYYENYGPDAILTEAKVRYVTLHPPNWSFDPAELRAAFNANTKAIIITNPHNPTGKVFSYDELRCIADLCIEFDAFAFTDEIYEHIWYPAATRDVRHIAMATLDGMRERTVTINGMSKTYSVTGWRVGYAIAPPAVTDAIRKVHDFLTVGAAAPLQEAGVHALSLPQSYYDKLQTTYLQKRDFLLGVLEEAGFRCYKPDGAYYIMTDISRFGFANDVEFTKYLISEIGVAVVPGSSFYSQPELGAQQIRFCYCKREETLQAAAEKLQKLK, encoded by the coding sequence ATGAAAGAATTTATTTCCCGCAAAGCGGCTCTGTTCACCGAATCGGTCATTCGCGAAATGACGCGCCAGGCGCAATTGCACGGTGCCATCAATCTATCGCAAGGTTTCCCTGACTTCCCCGCCCCGGATGAACTGAAGCAGGCGGCCTGCGACGCGATCAATGCCGACATCAATCAGTACGCGGTCACCTGGGGGTCAAAACGTTTTCGTGACGCTATCGCGGCCAAGACCAAATGGAATCTGGGGCTGGACGTTGACCCTGACCGCGAAATCGTCGTCACCTGCGGTTCGACCGAAGCGATGATCGCCACGATGCTGGGCACGGTTGATCCTGATGAAGAAGTGATCGTGTTTGAGCCGTATTATGAAAACTACGGCCCGGATGCGATTTTGACTGAGGCGAAAGTGCGGTATGTCACGCTCCATCCACCGAATTGGAGCTTTGATCCGGCGGAATTGCGCGCCGCGTTCAACGCCAACACCAAAGCCATCATCATCACCAATCCGCACAATCCGACGGGCAAGGTGTTCAGCTACGACGAGCTGCGTTGTATCGCCGATCTGTGCATCGAATTCGACGCGTTTGCCTTTACGGATGAAATCTACGAACACATCTGGTATCCCGCTGCGACACGCGACGTGCGCCACATTGCGATGGCGACGCTGGACGGGATGCGCGAACGCACGGTGACGATCAATGGCATGTCCAAAACCTATTCGGTGACGGGCTGGCGCGTGGGTTATGCGATCGCGCCGCCCGCCGTGACCGACGCGATTCGCAAGGTGCACGACTTCCTTACTGTGGGGGCCGCCGCGCCGTTGCAGGAAGCGGGCGTACACGCGCTGAGCTTGCCGCAGAGCTATTACGACAAGCTGCAAACGACCTATCTGCAAAAGCGGGATTTTCTGCTGGGCGTGTTGGAAGAGGCGGGCTTTCGTTGTTACAAACCGGATGGGGCCTATTACATCATGACCGACATCTCCAGGTTCGGCTTTGCCAACGATGTCGAATTCACTAAGTATCTGATCAGTGAAATCGGTGTCGCGGTCGTCCCCGGCAGCAGCTTTTACAGCCAGCCGGAATTGGGTGCGCAACAAATCCGCTTCTGTTACTGCAAACGCGAAGAAACCTTGCAGGCAGCGGCGGAGAAGCTGCAAAAGCTCAAGTAA
- a CDS encoding zf-HC2 domain-containing protein, with amino-acid sequence MNQLVLDHLHFEDLISDYLDHNLDRPTRRSFAEHLLACRPCHHTFNDVREAIDACHELKEAQMREIALMTDVERRIISATTAGEMLSCRTLDALISDYFDGLIESSYERIFHEHFAVCASCRRLVEGVRESLEESEQVDVPDELYGRIFKATVWARCA; translated from the coding sequence ATGAATCAATTGGTGCTGGATCATCTCCACTTCGAAGATTTAATCAGCGATTATTTGGACCATAATTTGGATCGTCCGACGCGGCGTTCGTTCGCGGAGCATCTGTTGGCGTGCCGTCCGTGCCACCATACGTTCAATGACGTGCGCGAGGCGATTGATGCCTGCCACGAATTGAAAGAGGCGCAGATGCGCGAGATCGCGTTGATGACCGATGTCGAACGCCGGATTATCAGCGCAACGACGGCGGGCGAAATGCTGAGTTGCCGGACGCTGGATGCGCTGATTTCGGATTACTTTGATGGCCTGATTGAGTCTTCTTATGAGCGCATCTTTCACGAGCATTTTGCCGTGTGCGCAAGCTGCCGCCGTTTGGTGGAAGGCGTGCGCGAATCGCTGGAAGAAAGCGAACAGGTTGATGTGCCGGATGAACTTTACGGCAGAATTTTTAAGGCGACCGTGTGGGCACGCTGCGCTTAG
- a CDS encoding tetratricopeptide repeat protein — MPTILDFQIQPLSAESYSLAVCERSSSQPLASATFSHRVDFLTDFSVDRLNASTKDAAERFDELQKLGRELYQKLFLPAVEQVWHEYKQRSEFLILCLRFAKDAAKLEVLPWETLHDGAEFIAAGTKTTLTRLPLDVAPPSELPPIPRQLKLFGFFASPLDLQDHERLNAEREQEILLEAINDPAAQGRISADFEDEAKLEILARSLKDGYHILHFTGHGISPRDGGGLLLEDAHGKKLPASIAEVMQAVESGVDRLRLAVISGCQTARTLHTGAFNDLARELLRQRVPAVIAMQFSITDEGGLKFAEVLYREIAKGVELERAVHAARRVLLADERFFINNDALAIVLLAADGACLQTTEAQSSAPQTEPGATYLGDRLDPLAHGFYGRRREYRKLRDALLHQDQRAVIIHGIGGIGKTALLTHAINRLRPRFKDVMSFDCRRAALGPETILLELHRYFAAQGKPQLQSLIGQNLPPETLANEIEKLLTEWPLLIVFDNFESQLDERREFINEDLRVFLTTLVRATATGSRFLFTTRYLFDLDGERLGNLQELPLGDLSRPEALMLMQKLPNLAQAAYRDKPAVLEKFGGHPYALVTLDRHCSHQPLDQALQDASLLKSELREFLAIELNYRRLSDRARELLTQLAAFQQTVPTDAAEWMMGEKVSQADEVDRILASLDRNKLPVEWNQCDDAALRAQIEKELPEQRSTLELANEIRELIEWGLVTPVSEDGQMRALSVHSLVRDFCCGQHLRETWRERLRDAAKFFTNHTLLTRKEDKTPADVWSEMEAFKLLMEAEEFEDATWLLANAHSLLENWGFNRFVGEQFRRLSSKLDSDSDVLATFLHHQARTMLDQNEYDAALEQFQRSVKIAEKQGNQAGVASSLLHIGNIHHDRCEYKAALEHYHRSLAISEGLGHQAGVASSLQQIGIIHQECGEYGMALEQYRCSHAIREELGDRAGMASTLHQIGTIHFYRRDYGLALEHYQRSLAISEELGHRIGLAGTLYHIGIIHHDRGEYDAALEHYRRSLAITEELGNRPGLARLLHEIGMIHQECGDYGLALEQYQHSLAINKELGRREGVAISLCQLGQLFTEIGRYTEAFLMLLNAQTIRLELQSPKSPHARIVVNNLIMLRVMWGVRNFDAAWREVTGGEVSDDIKKGTDDIKKGVGIRGILKLLWKSVKQAISQFRSAFKGKMS, encoded by the coding sequence ATGCCAACGATCCTCGATTTTCAGATTCAGCCCTTGTCCGCCGAAAGCTATTCGCTCGCCGTTTGCGAACGCAGTTCGTCCCAGCCGCTCGCGTCCGCCACGTTCAGCCACCGCGTGGATTTCCTGACCGATTTCAGCGTGGATCGGCTCAACGCTTCAACAAAGGACGCGGCGGAACGCTTCGATGAATTGCAGAAGCTTGGGCGCGAGCTTTATCAAAAACTCTTCCTGCCCGCCGTCGAGCAGGTCTGGCACGAATACAAACAGCGCAGCGAGTTTCTGATTCTCTGTCTGCGTTTTGCCAAAGACGCGGCAAAGCTGGAAGTCTTGCCCTGGGAGACGCTGCACGACGGCGCGGAATTCATCGCCGCCGGAACCAAGACGACGCTGACGCGGCTGCCGTTGGATGTCGCGCCGCCAAGCGAACTGCCGCCGATTCCGCGTCAGTTGAAGCTCTTCGGTTTCTTTGCCAGCCCGCTCGATTTGCAAGACCACGAGCGCTTGAACGCCGAACGTGAACAGGAAATCCTGCTCGAAGCGATCAACGACCCGGCGGCTCAGGGACGCATCTCCGCCGATTTTGAAGACGAAGCGAAGCTGGAAATCCTCGCACGCAGCTTAAAAGACGGCTACCACATTCTGCATTTCACCGGCCACGGCATCAGCCCGCGCGACGGCGGCGGCTTGCTGCTGGAAGATGCGCACGGGAAGAAGCTGCCCGCCTCCATTGCCGAAGTGATGCAGGCCGTCGAGAGCGGTGTGGACAGGCTGCGGCTGGCGGTGATCTCCGGTTGCCAGACGGCGCGCACGCTGCACACGGGGGCTTTCAACGATCTGGCGCGCGAACTGCTGCGGCAGCGCGTGCCCGCCGTGATTGCGATGCAGTTTTCCATCACCGATGAAGGCGGTTTGAAGTTCGCGGAAGTTTTGTACCGGGAGATTGCCAAAGGCGTCGAACTGGAACGCGCGGTTCACGCGGCGCGGCGTGTGCTGCTTGCGGACGAAAGGTTCTTCATCAACAACGACGCGCTGGCCATCGTTTTGCTCGCGGCTGACGGCGCTTGCTTGCAGACGACCGAAGCGCAAAGCTCAGCGCCGCAAACTGAGCCAGGCGCAACCTATCTTGGCGACAGGCTAGACCCGCTGGCGCACGGCTTTTATGGCCGTCGCCGCGAGTATCGCAAGCTTCGTGATGCCTTGCTGCATCAGGATCAGCGCGCCGTCATCATTCACGGCATCGGGGGCATCGGCAAGACGGCGCTGCTCACCCACGCCATTAATCGTTTGCGCCCACGCTTCAAAGACGTGATGAGCTTTGATTGCCGCCGCGCCGCGCTCGGGCCGGAAACGATTCTGCTGGAACTGCATCGTTACTTTGCGGCGCAGGGAAAGCCGCAACTGCAATCCTTGATCGGGCAGAACCTGCCGCCGGAAACGTTGGCGAATGAAATCGAGAAACTGCTGACCGAGTGGCCGCTGCTGATCGTCTTCGATAATTTTGAATCGCAACTTGATGAGCGGCGCGAATTCATCAACGAAGATTTGCGCGTCTTCCTGACGACGCTGGTGCGGGCGACGGCGACGGGCAGCCGGTTTCTGTTCACGACGCGGTATCTGTTCGATCTCGACGGCGAACGGCTCGGCAATTTGCAGGAGTTGCCGCTCGGCGATCTCAGCCGCCCCGAAGCTCTGATGCTGATGCAGAAGCTGCCGAATCTGGCGCAGGCTGCGTATCGTGACAAACCGGCGGTGCTGGAAAAGTTCGGCGGTCATCCTTACGCGCTGGTCACGCTGGATCGGCATTGCAGCCATCAGCCGCTCGACCAAGCCTTGCAGGACGCAAGTTTGCTCAAGTCGGAACTGCGCGAATTTCTGGCGATTGAATTGAACTATCGGCGATTGTCCGACCGGGCGCGCGAACTACTCACCCAGCTTGCTGCATTCCAGCAGACAGTGCCCACCGATGCAGCGGAATGGATGATGGGCGAAAAGGTTTCGCAAGCTGATGAAGTCGATCGGATTCTTGCATCGCTCGACCGCAACAAATTGCCCGTTGAATGGAACCAGTGCGATGATGCTGCGTTGCGGGCGCAAATTGAAAAGGAATTGCCGGAACAGAGGTCAACGCTCGAACTCGCCAACGAGATCCGCGAATTGATCGAATGGGGGTTGGTCACGCCCGTCAGTGAAGACGGTCAAATGCGCGCGCTGTCGGTTCACAGTCTGGTGCGCGATTTTTGTTGTGGTCAACATTTGCGCGAAACATGGCGCGAACGATTGCGGGACGCCGCAAAGTTCTTCACAAACCATACACTATTGACTCGAAAGGAAGATAAAACCCCGGCCGACGTGTGGAGCGAGATGGAAGCATTCAAGTTGCTAATGGAAGCCGAAGAGTTCGAAGATGCCACGTGGTTACTGGCAAACGCACACTCGCTACTTGAGAACTGGGGCTTCAACCGTTTTGTTGGAGAACAATTTCGGCGATTATCAAGCAAACTAGATAGTGATAGTGACGTGCTGGCTACTTTTTTACACCATCAGGCCAGGACGATGCTGGATCAAAACGAGTACGACGCGGCCTTAGAGCAGTTTCAACGCTCAGTGAAGATCGCGGAGAAACAGGGTAATCAAGCAGGTGTGGCGAGTTCGTTGCTTCACATTGGAAATATTCATCATGATCGCTGCGAGTACAAGGCTGCCTTGGAGCATTATCATCGTTCGTTGGCGATCAGTGAGGGCTTAGGTCATCAAGCAGGTGTGGCGAGTTCATTGCAGCAGATTGGAATCATTCATCAAGAGTGCGGCGAGTATGGTATGGCTTTGGAGCAGTACCGGTGCTCACATGCAATCCGAGAGGAGTTGGGTGATCGCGCTGGTATGGCTAGTACGCTGCATCAGATTGGGACGATTCATTTCTATCGCAGAGATTACGGATTGGCTTTGGAGCATTATCAGCGCTCGCTGGCGATTAGTGAGGAGTTGGGTCATCGAATTGGCCTGGCTGGTACGTTGTATCATATTGGGATTATCCATCACGATCGCGGCGAATACGATGCGGCTTTGGAGCATTATCGGCGTTCTCTAGCGATTACAGAAGAGTTGGGTAATCGCCCTGGCCTGGCGAGGTTGCTACATGAGATCGGGATGATTCATCAAGAATGCGGTGATTATGGATTAGCTTTGGAGCAGTATCAACACTCACTGGCGATCAATAAGGAACTTGGCCGTCGCGAAGGTGTAGCGATTTCGCTCTGTCAGCTTGGCCAGCTCTTCACCGAAATCGGGCGATATACCGAGGCCTTCCTGATGTTACTGAACGCGCAGACGATACGTCTTGAACTGCAATCTCCGAAATCTCCGCACGCGCGGATTGTGGTAAATAATCTCATAATGCTTCGCGTAATGTGGGGCGTGAGAAATTTTGATGCGGCGTGGCGTGAAGTAACTGGTGGAGAAGTATCTGATGACATCAAAAAAGGCACAGATGACATCAAAAAAGGCGTAGGAATTCGCGGTATTCTGAAGTTGCTATGGAAAAGCGTAAAGCAAGCGATTAGCCAATTTCGCAGCGCCTTCAAAGGCAAGATGTCATGA
- the argH gene encoding argininosuccinate lyase gives MRRNQAGEFPFSMNRSDATPARSRSVRTQVEIHKTMSLWGGRFTGETDAFFAYYNASFRFDRRLLHADLQACAVQAQALGQAGVLQDNEVAAIVNGLQQIGATFADPATLDDPNFADAEDVHSFIEARLVELIGPTGFKLHTGRSRNDQVAVATRVFLRGEIDATAELLCDVQRALIELAEKYQDAPLPGYTHLQKAQPVLFAHYLLAYFQMLARDRDRLRDVRKRVNVLPLGSGALAGTNFAVDREWMAAELGFDNVTRNSLDAVSDRDYVIEFVHTAALTMMHLSRLAEDLIIYSTQEFGFIKLGDAIATGSSLMPQKKNPDSLELMRGKAARVFGHSTALLTLAKGTPLAYNKDFQEDKEALFDTLDTLNGSLRVAATVLRNIEFNAERARAAAISDYTNATDLADYLVRKGLEFRKAHEVIGRIVVFAMQQGRELHELTLAECQQFSPLFEADLFEAISLEASLAGKRAIGGTAPEQVRQELKAARAAGSID, from the coding sequence ATGAGACGGAATCAAGCCGGAGAATTTCCTTTCAGCATGAATCGGTCTGACGCCACGCCCGCACGCTCACGAAGCGTGCGTACCCAGGTAGAAATACACAAAACAATGAGCCTTTGGGGAGGCCGGTTCACCGGCGAGACCGACGCATTCTTCGCTTATTACAACGCCAGTTTCCGCTTTGATCGCCGCCTGCTGCACGCCGATTTGCAAGCCTGCGCCGTGCAGGCCCAGGCGCTCGGCCAAGCAGGCGTGTTGCAAGACAATGAAGTCGCGGCCATCGTCAACGGCCTGCAACAAATCGGCGCAACCTTTGCCGATCCCGCCACCCTCGACGATCCCAACTTCGCCGACGCCGAAGACGTCCACAGCTTCATCGAAGCGCGCCTCGTCGAATTGATTGGCCCAACGGGCTTCAAACTGCACACAGGCCGCAGCCGCAACGATCAAGTGGCCGTCGCCACGCGCGTATTCTTGCGCGGCGAAATTGACGCCACCGCTGAATTGCTGTGCGATGTGCAACGCGCGTTGATTGAACTGGCGGAAAAGTATCAAGACGCTCCGCTGCCCGGTTACACGCATTTGCAGAAGGCGCAGCCGGTGCTGTTCGCGCACTACCTGCTAGCCTATTTCCAAATGCTGGCGCGCGACCGCGACCGGCTGCGCGATGTGCGCAAACGCGTGAACGTGTTGCCGCTCGGTTCCGGGGCGTTGGCAGGCACGAACTTCGCGGTTGATCGTGAATGGATGGCCGCCGAGCTTGGCTTCGACAACGTGACGCGCAACAGCCTGGATGCTGTGAGTGACCGCGATTACGTGATCGAATTCGTCCACACGGCGGCGCTGACGATGATGCATCTCTCGCGGCTGGCCGAAGATTTGATTATCTATTCGACGCAGGAGTTCGGCTTTATCAAATTGGGCGATGCGATTGCCACCGGCAGCAGCCTGATGCCGCAAAAGAAAAACCCCGACTCGCTGGAATTGATGCGCGGCAAAGCGGCCCGTGTCTTTGGCCATTCGACCGCGCTGCTGACGCTGGCGAAGGGGACGCCGCTCGCCTACAACAAAGATTTTCAGGAAGATAAAGAAGCCCTCTTTGACACCCTGGATACGCTCAACGGCAGCTTGCGCGTGGCGGCGACGGTGTTACGCAACATCGAATTCAATGCCGAACGCGCGCGGGCCGCCGCGATCAGCGATTACACCAACGCGACGGACCTGGCGGATTACCTGGTGCGCAAAGGCTTGGAATTCCGCAAGGCCCACGAAGTCATCGGGCGCATCGTGGTTTTTGCGATGCAGCAGGGCCGGGAGTTACACGAATTGACGCTGGCCGAATGCCAACAATTTTCGCCGCTGTTTGAGGCTGATTTGTTTGAGGCGATTTCGTTGGAAGCTTCGCTGGCGGGGAAACGGGCAATTGGCGGGACGGCGCCGGAGCAGGTGCGGCAGGAATTGAAGGCGGCGCGTGCAGCCGGTTCAATAGATTGA
- a CDS encoding SUMF1/EgtB/PvdO family nonheme iron enzyme: MNNEAGKPSATQAAATGPTTGGADMAPAPGQLAGRLLGGRYQLGELIGSGGMGEIYRARRTHIGDAVAVKVLRADVVGNEKTRQRFYREARAAAMLHHPNVVVIHDFGEDDGGAVGQIAYIVMELLNGRSLRQVLADEGALDPLRAYSIIRQACAALEAGHRSGVIHRDIKPDNIILLSHDEDSDHVKILDFGIAKLRDKALDTLSVENNLTNVGTVIGTPNYMSPEQCQGEDADARSDVYSLGVVMYEMLTGVMPFVAKTATAVAIKHVTEAPRPLRELQPGLPPEVEAVVLHALEKTPEARPQSMLELARAFAAALKQADATSLLGRPLQAGTKAINIETPRTDEVQGTRATLVMSKGDPKDDDEGDNFKTSVTEAAPAPAAPPAPAPAPRLTAVLPSMTEYVAEDGTADDFKTTVSAETENKFRTDISAESAAASFDTIFTDEPLAASVLPRDAYATMIPAPPAPEPVRDAYATMIPAAPEPNAEPRASATESMPLPFTTMAQVFEGTELLDAKAPAVPPAAKAQTETKTVQSGARSEKKEKKKGKDKPAAKAAAFAAAPVIEIPQSAVASTIVHTASKSGAQKVLLMGIAAIALAGAIAAWAFLTKDNKPLVVEKPATPAAPVAANTPIANAPVVPAGMVYIPGGEFKVGREDGEENERPAHSLIVAPFYLDQTEVTNEQYAKFIEATGYLLPPFWQGKRYPVGADKLPVTDVTWADANEYAKWAQKRLPTEEEWEIAARGTDGRVYPWGSAWADDLANVAKDEADKRQLAPVGTYLRGQSFYGAFDMVGNAWEWTASDYKEYAGGKPVTIPEGYQNLKVIRGCSYGCSAKLATATYRRGWPATRNDMPEGAPLDYKQTGFRCAQDAPQK; encoded by the coding sequence ATGAATAACGAAGCCGGAAAACCAAGTGCAACCCAGGCCGCCGCGACAGGCCCGACGACAGGTGGCGCTGACATGGCGCCCGCACCAGGTCAATTGGCGGGCCGTCTGTTGGGCGGACGTTATCAACTGGGCGAGTTGATCGGCAGCGGCGGGATGGGGGAAATCTATCGCGCGCGCCGCACGCACATCGGCGATGCCGTGGCGGTGAAAGTCTTGCGCGCGGATGTGGTCGGCAATGAGAAGACGCGCCAGCGCTTCTATCGCGAAGCCCGCGCCGCCGCGATGCTGCATCATCCGAACGTGGTGGTGATCCACGACTTTGGCGAAGATGATGGCGGCGCGGTGGGGCAGATTGCCTACATCGTGATGGAACTGCTCAACGGGCGCAGTCTGCGGCAGGTGTTGGCGGATGAGGGTGCGCTTGATCCCTTGCGGGCGTACAGCATTATTCGGCAGGCTTGCGCCGCGCTCGAAGCCGGTCATCGCAGCGGCGTCATTCACCGTGACATCAAGCCCGACAACATCATCCTGCTCAGCCACGACGAAGACAGCGATCACGTCAAGATTCTGGATTTCGGCATCGCCAAATTACGCGACAAAGCGCTCGACACGTTGAGCGTCGAGAACAATCTGACCAACGTCGGCACCGTCATCGGCACGCCCAATTACATGTCGCCCGAACAATGCCAGGGCGAAGACGCCGATGCGCGGTCGGATGTGTATTCGCTGGGCGTGGTGATGTACGAGATGTTGACCGGCGTCATGCCCTTCGTCGCCAAAACAGCCACCGCCGTGGCGATCAAGCACGTCACCGAAGCGCCGCGCCCCTTGCGCGAATTACAGCCGGGGTTGCCCCCCGAAGTCGAAGCCGTCGTGCTGCACGCCTTGGAAAAAACGCCCGAAGCGCGTCCGCAATCCATGCTGGAACTCGCGCGCGCTTTTGCCGCTGCCTTGAAACAGGCTGATGCCACATCCTTGCTCGGCCGTCCGCTGCAAGCGGGCACCAAAGCCATCAACATCGAAACGCCGCGCACGGATGAGGTGCAGGGCACGCGGGCGACGCTGGTGATGTCAAAGGGTGATCCAAAGGACGATGATGAAGGCGACAATTTTAAGACCTCTGTTACCGAAGCAGCGCCAGCGCCCGCCGCGCCGCCAGCCCCGGCACCGGCTCCGCGCCTGACGGCTGTGTTGCCGTCCATGACAGAGTATGTGGCAGAGGATGGGACAGCAGATGATTTCAAAACCACGGTCAGCGCCGAAACCGAAAACAAGTTCAGAACGGACATCAGTGCTGAATCAGCCGCCGCTTCCTTCGATACGATCTTCACCGATGAGCCATTGGCGGCGTCAGTGCTCCCGCGTGATGCTTATGCGACGATGATTCCAGCGCCGCCCGCGCCGGAACCGGTGCGCGATGCCTATGCGACGATGATCCCTGCCGCCCCCGAACCTAACGCGGAACCGCGCGCCAGTGCCACCGAAAGCATGCCGCTGCCATTTACCACCATGGCGCAGGTTTTCGAGGGTACGGAATTGCTCGATGCGAAGGCCCCCGCCGTTCCGCCAGCGGCCAAAGCACAAACCGAAACCAAAACTGTCCAGAGTGGCGCGCGTTCAGAAAAGAAAGAAAAGAAGAAAGGCAAAGATAAGCCTGCGGCCAAAGCCGCCGCGTTCGCCGCTGCCCCGGTCATCGAGATTCCGCAGTCCGCTGTCGCCAGCACCATCGTTCACACGGCTTCCAAGAGCGGCGCACAAAAAGTCCTGTTGATGGGGATCGCGGCCATTGCTTTGGCCGGAGCCATTGCGGCCTGGGCGTTTTTGACAAAGGACAACAAACCGCTGGTGGTCGAGAAACCCGCGACGCCGGCCGCACCTGTCGCCGCCAACACGCCGATTGCAAACGCGCCCGTCGTGCCTGCCGGAATGGTTTACATCCCTGGTGGCGAATTCAAAGTCGGGCGCGAGGACGGCGAGGAAAACGAACGGCCCGCGCATTCGCTCATTGTCGCGCCGTTTTACCTTGATCAGACCGAAGTCACCAACGAACAGTACGCTAAATTCATCGAGGCGACCGGTTATCTGTTGCCGCCTTTCTGGCAGGGCAAACGCTACCCGGTGGGCGCTGACAAATTGCCCGTGACCGATGTGACCTGGGCGGACGCCAACGAATACGCCAAGTGGGCGCAGAAGCGTTTGCCCACCGAAGAGGAATGGGAAATTGCGGCGCGCGGCACAGATGGCCGCGTGTATCCGTGGGGCAGCGCCTGGGCCGACGATTTGGCAAACGTCGCCAAAGATGAAGCGGACAAACGTCAGCTCGCGCCCGTCGGCACCTATTTGCGCGGGCAAAGTTTTTATGGCGCGTTTGATATGGTGGGGAATGCCTGGGAATGGACGGCGAGCGATTACAAAGAATATGCCGGGGGAAAACCGGTGACGATTCCCGAAGGCTATCAAAATTTGAAAGTGATTCGCGGCTGCTCTTACGGCTGTTCGGCAAAACTGGCGACCGCCACGTACCGGCGCGGCTGGCCCGCCACCCGTAACGATATGCCCGAAGGCGCGCCGCTGGATTACAAACAAACCGGTTTCCGCTGCGCCCAGGATGCGCCGCAGAAATAG
- a CDS encoding nuclease — MGILADTTREFVATKFLLLEVLAIPTKYRLTRELNFYNRFFNNVAIWVDEASLIQPALTLACQYGIGGMDALHLAAAIAAKADFISAEKPTKPFYQAYSHTFSIY; from the coding sequence TTGGGGATTCTCGCGGATACAACCCGCGAGTTCGTTGCCACCAAATTTCTGCTGCTTGAAGTGCTTGCGATTCCAACCAAGTATCGGTTGACCAGGGAGTTGAATTTCTACAATCGCTTTTTTAACAACGTCGCCATCTGGGTTGACGAAGCGTCACTCATTCAACCTGCGCTCACATTGGCTTGCCAATACGGGATCGGCGGGATGGATGCGTTGCACCTCGCTGCCGCCATCGCGGCGAAGGCGGATTTCATCTCCGCCGAAAAACCGACCAAGCCCTTTTACCAAGCTTACAGCCACACCTTCTCAATCTATTGA